A portion of the Francisella uliginis genome contains these proteins:
- a CDS encoding TolC family protein, translating to MKKLGIYLATFFSFCFALASEDTPVPKYNGAGRPIGTDVASDPYSVEKQYAKADEIKKDNQFYNLKKATKVAMVGQTKDKFYSLIDIYELAAKHNAEYQAARSTFAANVETVPTALGALLPQVDFQYNLRRDLYNQFGGQVDDTSNLLNFQGSQVLFDWSKWKTYTQATYLQKSYAMIYAKAEQTLIVDTVTAYFELLRAEQALQFQFANEAWNKKLYLTQKYQYESGMVSYADFKTTDAQYRQAIADRVNAQRNLVNAKAVMAKLIGKRISSILYISKDTEFGNPVPDDIDYWLNTSQKYNLDIAQKKFQYKAASEGVGIEWGNFFPQVNLTGGIQMQRNNLSGDPAQVNRIPKKFDVASIGGSVNWNLLRGGSDYAKLKKASYDNQAADYALLQTKREVYAGTVEAYQTVVLDAVRIKAYRESVYSGIASVKAILEGFEAGTQTIVDLLNRQAILVQAQLSFADSIFNYVEDYVALKQYQGGLTYKDIAYINNILGKTDIISEIATE from the coding sequence ATGAAAAAGCTTGGTATATATCTTGCAACTTTTTTTAGCTTTTGTTTTGCCTTAGCCAGTGAAGATACTCCTGTGCCTAAATATAATGGTGCGGGTAGGCCTATAGGTACTGATGTAGCTTCAGATCCATATAGTGTTGAAAAGCAGTATGCAAAAGCTGATGAAATAAAGAAGGATAATCAATTTTATAACCTTAAAAAAGCTACAAAAGTTGCCATGGTTGGTCAAACTAAAGATAAGTTTTATAGTTTGATTGATATATATGAACTAGCAGCTAAGCATAATGCTGAGTATCAAGCAGCAAGATCAACATTTGCTGCGAACGTTGAGACTGTACCTACAGCTTTAGGTGCATTATTACCACAAGTTGATTTTCAATATAATCTAAGAAGAGATTTATATAATCAGTTTGGTGGCCAGGTTGACGATACCTCAAATCTTTTAAATTTTCAGGGATCGCAGGTACTTTTTGATTGGAGTAAATGGAAGACCTATACACAAGCAACATATTTGCAAAAATCTTATGCAATGATTTATGCAAAAGCCGAGCAAACCTTGATTGTGGATACTGTGACAGCATATTTTGAGCTTTTAAGAGCAGAGCAGGCATTACAGTTTCAGTTTGCAAACGAAGCCTGGAATAAAAAGTTATATTTAACGCAAAAATATCAGTACGAATCAGGAATGGTTTCTTATGCTGATTTTAAAACTACAGATGCTCAATACCGTCAGGCAATAGCTGATAGAGTCAATGCCCAAAGAAATTTAGTTAATGCGAAAGCTGTGATGGCAAAACTCATAGGTAAACGTATAAGTTCTATTTTGTATATCTCAAAAGATACTGAATTTGGTAATCCTGTTCCTGATGATATTGATTATTGGCTAAATACTTCACAAAAATATAATCTTGATATTGCTCAGAAAAAGTTTCAGTACAAAGCAGCAAGTGAAGGTGTCGGTATTGAATGGGGTAACTTTTTCCCTCAAGTTAACTTGACTGGTGGTATACAGATGCAAAGGAATAATCTTTCTGGAGATCCTGCACAAGTTAATAGAATTCCTAAAAAGTTTGATGTTGCTAGTATTGGTGGAAGTGTTAATTGGAATCTACTACGCGGTGGATCTGATTATGCTAAGCTTAAAAAAGCAAGTTATGATAATCAAGCGGCAGATTATGCTTTGCTACAAACAAAAAGGGAAGTTTATGCTGGAACTGTTGAGGCATATCAAACGGTCGTGCTAGATGCTGTGAGGATAAAAGCATATAGAGAGTCAGTATACTCAGGTATTGCATCAGTAAAAGCTATTTTAGAAGGCTTTGAGGCAGGAACTCAGACGATTGTTGACTTACTTAACCGTCAAGCAATTCTTGTCCAGGCACAACTTTCGTTTGCGGACTCAATATTTAACTATGTTGAAGATTATGTTGCCCTTAAACAATATCAAGGTGGCCTAACATACAAGGATATTGCCTATATTAACAATATATTAGGTAAGACAGATATAATATCTGAAATAGCAACGGAATAG
- a CDS encoding protein-L-isoaspartate O-methyltransferase family protein, producing the protein MNFELARENMIKQQVLTEGLSLDGVANVMADIPREIFLPRHLKCLAYCDTALMIEDKQLRSPMLTARLIEALDIKSSDNVLKLGLECGYPAALLAKLAKNVELIDYDEQRLSQVRRQLANIGIYNVEFNSAEYLTNIKKNEKKYNCIYISGIVEESEIDDSLLELLEVGGRVVFVVRNDVCDKAYIIKKTANEKYQKSFLFDTYNK; encoded by the coding sequence ATGAATTTCGAGCTTGCTAGAGAAAATATGATTAAGCAGCAAGTCCTTACAGAAGGGCTTTCTTTAGATGGTGTTGCTAACGTTATGGCAGATATTCCTAGGGAAATCTTTTTACCAAGACATTTAAAATGTTTAGCATATTGTGATACAGCATTAATGATTGAAGATAAGCAACTAAGAAGCCCAATGCTTACTGCAAGGCTTATAGAGGCTTTGGATATAAAGTCTAGTGATAATGTTTTAAAGCTTGGTTTGGAATGTGGTTATCCAGCAGCACTTTTAGCTAAGCTAGCTAAAAATGTTGAGCTAATAGATTATGATGAGCAAAGACTTAGTCAAGTCAGACGTCAGCTTGCAAATATTGGTATTTATAACGTTGAGTTTAATAGTGCTGAGTATCTTACAAATATTAAAAAGAATGAAAAGAAATATAACTGTATATACATATCAGGCATTGTCGAAGAAAGTGAGATCGATGATTCTTTACTTGAGCTTTTAGAAGTTGGTGGTAGGGTTGTTTTTGTCGTTCGTAATGATGTGTGTGATAAAGCTTATATTATAAAGAAAACAGCTAATGAGAAGTATCAAAAGAGCTTTCTTTTTGATACTTACAATAAGTAA
- the yegQ gene encoding tRNA 5-hydroxyuridine modification protein YegQ: MKRPELLSPAGTLKAMRYAFAYGADAVYIGQPRYSLRARNNEFSKLEVLETAINEAHAQGKKIMLANNIAPHNAKIKTYIRDIAPVMALKPDAMIMSDPGMIMLIREHFPDQEIHLSVQANAVNYETVRFWQKFGITRVVLSRELSLREVAEIKENVPDMEIETFVHGSLCMAYSGRCLLSGYYSHRDPNQGVCNNACRNNYKVAEAKQNDWGDFEPTQVQSTLGIGQPSDKVVLIENDKEPGQYNPMFEDEHGTYIMNSKDLRAIQHVEAMTKMGVDCFKIEGRTKSFFYAARTAQLYDQAIKDTLAGKPFDMSLMDKLEGLAHRGYTEGFYRRHVHDEYQKYENSDSRSSTQQFVGEITDFDEHTGYANVNVRNKMKIGDSIELMLPSGSREIILDNMLDKDGNHMEEAKGSGYQAKVKFDNVSPEDMKFALMIKNLK, encoded by the coding sequence ATGAAAAGACCTGAACTATTATCTCCAGCAGGAACATTGAAGGCTATGCGTTACGCTTTTGCATATGGAGCTGATGCTGTATATATTGGTCAGCCAAGGTATAGCTTAAGAGCGAGAAATAATGAGTTCTCAAAATTAGAAGTTCTTGAAACTGCTATAAATGAAGCTCATGCTCAAGGCAAAAAAATAATGCTCGCAAATAATATCGCTCCACATAATGCAAAAATTAAAACATATATAAGAGATATAGCTCCTGTTATGGCATTAAAACCAGATGCTATGATTATGTCAGATCCTGGTATGATAATGCTTATCCGCGAGCATTTTCCAGATCAAGAAATACACCTATCAGTTCAGGCAAATGCTGTAAACTATGAAACTGTAAGATTTTGGCAGAAGTTTGGCATCACAAGAGTAGTTTTATCTAGAGAGTTATCACTACGCGAAGTAGCAGAGATAAAAGAAAATGTCCCAGATATGGAGATTGAGACTTTTGTTCATGGCTCACTTTGTATGGCTTATTCTGGTAGATGCCTACTCTCTGGATACTATAGCCATAGAGACCCTAACCAAGGCGTATGCAACAACGCATGTAGAAACAACTATAAAGTTGCAGAAGCAAAACAAAATGATTGGGGTGATTTTGAACCTACACAAGTACAATCAACTCTTGGTATAGGTCAACCATCTGACAAAGTTGTGCTAATAGAGAATGACAAAGAACCTGGTCAGTATAACCCTATGTTTGAGGATGAACATGGTACTTATATCATGAATTCAAAAGATCTAAGAGCAATCCAGCATGTCGAGGCAATGACAAAAATGGGCGTTGATTGTTTTAAAATTGAGGGGCGTACAAAATCATTCTTCTATGCTGCAAGAACTGCCCAACTTTATGATCAAGCTATCAAAGATACACTAGCAGGTAAACCTTTTGATATGAGCCTTATGGATAAACTTGAGGGGCTTGCTCACCGTGGCTACACCGAAGGCTTCTATCGTCGCCACGTTCATGATGAATATCAAAAGTATGAAAACTCTGACTCTCGTAGTTCAACGCAACAATTCGTTGGTGAAATTACTGACTTTGACGAGCATACTGGTTATGCCAATGTAAATGTACGTAATAAGATGAAAATCGGCGATAGTATAGAGTTAATGCTACCTTCAGGTAGTCGTGAAATCATCCTAGATAATATGCTTGATAAAGATGGCAATCATATGGAAGAAGCCAAAGGAAGTGGTTATCAAGCTAAAGTCAAATTTGATAATGTTTCACCTGAAGATATGAAATTTGCCCTAATGATAAAGAATCTAAAGTAA
- a CDS encoding multidrug effflux MFS transporter encodes MWKYSPLKTILILGPMVFAFALAMDVYMPVLPEMREALNTTQQMVQVTLSLFLVVTGVGQLFLGPLSDQLGRFKVILLSSILFVIGSVLCAVSTTIDFLIFSRVIQGLGCCGLSVCAFAIIRDGFSGKTSSMIYSFINAIISVSPIIGPLIGVQLATHFQWESAFIFLTGLAIIAFLIVVIFVKESLPIERRKKMSWDVFARYLYVGRSLQFWAYSLTAVSGMASFFILFSMTPYIIDYLGYPISKIYVVFGSAGIAFLVGSLLSGAIVNKLGVYNTAIFGVACVFVAGITSLVVYMIYGLTLWGFFAPCFFATFGAAFTTGTGASGSLEPFYEIAGVAAALFGTMEFAISGVIGSIAMLFPATSSLPIAVTMIIMSIICFILLFLIKGKVK; translated from the coding sequence ATGTGGAAGTATTCTCCATTAAAGACAATTCTTATTTTAGGGCCTATGGTTTTTGCTTTTGCATTAGCTATGGATGTTTATATGCCCGTTCTACCAGAGATGCGTGAAGCGTTGAATACTACTCAACAAATGGTACAAGTTACATTATCTTTGTTTTTGGTTGTTACAGGTGTGGGACAGCTATTCTTAGGTCCATTATCTGATCAGCTAGGTAGATTTAAAGTTATTTTATTATCATCAATACTATTTGTTATTGGATCTGTATTATGCGCAGTATCAACTACTATTGATTTCTTAATATTCTCAAGGGTTATCCAGGGGTTAGGCTGTTGTGGTCTATCTGTGTGTGCTTTTGCTATTATTAGGGATGGTTTCTCAGGTAAAACAAGCTCAATGATATATAGTTTTATCAATGCAATAATATCTGTCTCACCAATTATTGGCCCTCTTATTGGTGTCCAATTAGCTACACATTTTCAGTGGGAGTCTGCATTTATTTTTCTAACTGGTTTGGCGATTATAGCTTTTCTAATCGTTGTTATCTTTGTAAAAGAGAGCTTACCTATTGAAAGACGTAAAAAAATGTCATGGGATGTCTTTGCAAGATATTTGTATGTTGGAAGGTCTCTACAGTTTTGGGCTTATTCTTTAACTGCAGTTTCGGGAATGGCATCATTTTTTATATTATTTTCGATGACCCCTTATATTATAGATTATCTTGGTTATCCAATTTCAAAAATATATGTTGTTTTTGGTTCTGCAGGGATAGCATTTTTAGTAGGATCGTTATTATCTGGGGCAATAGTTAATAAGCTTGGTGTTTATAATACAGCAATATTTGGAGTTGCTTGTGTTTTTGTCGCTGGTATAACATCTTTAGTTGTATATATGATCTATGGTTTGACACTTTGGGGGTTCTTTGCGCCTTGTTTCTTTGCTACTTTTGGAGCGGCTTTTACTACAGGTACAGGAGCTAGTGGAAGTCTAGAGCCATTTTATGAGATAGCAGGTGTTGCCGCAGCACTATTTGGAACTATGGAGTTTGCAATTAGTGGTGTTATAGGAAGTATAGCGATGCTTTTCCCAGCTACAAGCTCTTTACCTATAGCTGTTACAATGATCATTATGTCAATAATATGCTTTATACTTCTTTTTTTAATAAAAGGTAAAGTGAAATAA
- the nhaD gene encoding sodium:proton antiporter NhaD, which yields MLKKLILTLPILMLPLLSFASDSESTLNAISVNATSHPLAIAAIVVFILAYLLVMTEDFTKLNKSKPVIVAAGVIWVLVAIVGETIGADNIVHSNFNHIMTEYGELLLFLLVAMAYINLMEDRNVFAKLKSSLLRAGFGFLGTFWLTGIISFFLSAVADNLTTALVMSTVVISIGKDNKKFVTMACVNVVVAANAGGAFSPFGDITTLMVWQKGVVGFTEFFAIFLPSLVNFLVPAIIMSFFLPKMEAQSIVEDKVELKRGAIPVIILFILTIATAVSFEHILHLPPSLGMMTGFGYVMIYNYFYGLKIAHENRNPKGRKMPPHAFDIFDKVKEAEWDTLLFFYGILVSVQGLAALGYLGIASQYIYTDMQSIAPSIFSAHTQANTIIGILSAIVDNIPVMFAVLSMNPVMEHAQWLLITLTAGVGGSLLAIGSAAGVAVMGKSKGKYTFMGHLKWTWVIAIGYFASIAVHLLINH from the coding sequence ATGCTCAAAAAACTTATACTAACCTTACCAATATTAATGCTCCCACTGCTATCTTTTGCAAGTGATAGTGAATCAACACTTAATGCTATTAGTGTTAATGCGACAAGCCACCCTTTAGCAATAGCTGCTATCGTAGTATTTATCTTAGCTTACTTATTAGTAATGACTGAGGATTTTACAAAGCTTAACAAATCAAAACCTGTAATTGTTGCAGCTGGTGTAATTTGGGTTTTAGTTGCAATTGTTGGTGAAACAATTGGTGCTGATAACATTGTTCATAGTAACTTCAATCATATCATGACCGAGTATGGTGAACTATTACTTTTCTTATTAGTAGCTATGGCTTATATAAACCTTATGGAAGATAGAAATGTTTTTGCTAAGCTAAAGAGCTCCCTACTTAGGGCTGGGTTTGGTTTTTTAGGTACTTTTTGGCTAACAGGGATTATCTCATTCTTTTTATCTGCTGTTGCTGATAACTTAACTACAGCTTTAGTTATGAGCACTGTTGTTATCTCTATAGGTAAGGATAATAAAAAATTCGTTACAATGGCCTGTGTGAACGTTGTAGTTGCAGCAAATGCAGGTGGTGCATTCTCACCATTTGGAGATATCACAACATTGATGGTTTGGCAAAAAGGTGTTGTTGGCTTTACTGAGTTCTTTGCTATATTTTTACCATCATTAGTTAACTTCTTAGTCCCTGCAATTATTATGAGCTTCTTTTTACCAAAAATGGAAGCACAATCAATAGTCGAAGACAAAGTTGAACTAAAACGCGGAGCTATACCAGTAATCATCCTATTTATACTTACAATTGCTACAGCGGTTTCATTTGAGCATATTCTTCACTTACCACCATCTTTAGGAATGATGACTGGTTTTGGCTATGTAATGATTTATAACTATTTCTATGGTTTAAAAATAGCTCATGAAAACAGAAATCCTAAAGGTCGTAAAATGCCTCCTCATGCTTTTGATATTTTTGATAAGGTTAAGGAAGCTGAGTGGGATACTTTGCTGTTCTTCTATGGTATTTTAGTTTCTGTACAAGGGCTTGCTGCTCTTGGCTATCTAGGAATAGCTTCGCAATATATCTATACAGATATGCAATCTATAGCTCCAAGTATATTCTCGGCACATACACAAGCTAATACAATAATAGGGATACTTTCAGCAATAGTAGATAATATCCCTGTAATGTTTGCTGTATTAAGCATGAATCCTGTGATGGAACATGCTCAGTGGCTATTAATAACTCTTACAGCTGGTGTAGGAGGAAGTCTTCTAGCTATAGGATCAGCTGCCGGTGTAGCTGTAATGGGCAAATCAAAAGGCAAATATACTTTTATGGGTCACCTAAAATGGACGTGGGTTATTGCTATTGGTTATTTTGCTAGTATTGCTGTTCATTTGCTAATTAATCATTAG
- a CDS encoding ABC transporter ATP-binding protein/permease codes for MEAFFINYWAISKEFWKSKAGIFALFILTICVIFEFASVGLSVYLNHWYVAFYNAIEQYDKSTLIHELIVFSFITSAVLINGFLSYFFGQYLIIFIRKPLTESYVSNWLNSKAYLNYSRSYDNPEERISYDILHFISLSKDLFLKSIHSISTLISFSIILWGLSGVLSFSLYGHQFHIYGYLFLVAITLGVINVIFVFKVGRPLKKLLYSQQKYEADFRYGLSVIRNNKTAIYDNQSEKREFITSRRNLNKIVQNFYQVTFRKAKIDIVRSFFIQIYSLAGIILALPRYFARSISFGQVMQVNSAFYNVISPMLFLVFWYEELAELRTNVSRLAELKKTINNSKDDSNSRHIDHLQHSLLILDNLSITKDNEILLKGISISLDMQDSIFIHGKTGIGKTSLLRVINGHSDNFKGKIIFNKTPRILFLSQKPYFPEDDFKRSIFYPSFSSIPSDSEFKQILDYLGVSYLEKFIGTIHDWRNVLSSGEQQKLRFCKIFTKDYDLVLIDEATSNIDSESEKRIYNLLKDKKIAYISVSHNSRIKEYHNKVIELTND; via the coding sequence ATGGAAGCCTTCTTTATAAATTACTGGGCAATATCTAAAGAGTTTTGGAAAAGTAAAGCGGGTATTTTCGCATTATTCATACTTACTATATGTGTGATTTTTGAGTTTGCTAGTGTTGGTTTGAGTGTATATTTAAACCATTGGTACGTAGCCTTTTATAATGCTATTGAACAATATGACAAGTCAACTCTTATTCATGAGTTAATAGTTTTTTCATTTATTACCTCAGCAGTGCTAATAAATGGCTTTTTGTCTTATTTTTTTGGCCAGTATTTGATTATATTTATTCGTAAGCCACTAACAGAAAGCTACGTTAGTAATTGGCTAAACTCAAAGGCTTATCTAAACTACTCTCGAAGTTATGATAATCCCGAAGAGCGTATAAGCTATGATATTTTACATTTTATCTCTTTGTCAAAGGATCTTTTTTTAAAAAGTATCCATAGTATTTCAACACTTATTTCTTTTTCGATTATTTTATGGGGCTTATCAGGAGTTTTATCATTTTCGCTATATGGACATCAGTTTCATATCTATGGTTATTTATTTTTAGTAGCTATTACATTGGGTGTAATTAATGTTATATTTGTTTTCAAAGTTGGTAGACCATTAAAAAAACTACTATACAGTCAGCAGAAATATGAAGCTGATTTTAGATATGGACTCTCTGTTATTAGAAACAATAAAACTGCAATATATGATAATCAGTCAGAAAAAAGAGAGTTTATTACATCAAGAAGAAACTTAAACAAAATAGTCCAAAACTTTTATCAGGTAACTTTTAGAAAAGCTAAAATAGATATTGTGAGAAGTTTTTTCATTCAGATTTATTCTTTGGCAGGTATTATATTAGCACTACCAAGATATTTTGCTAGGAGCATTAGTTTTGGACAGGTAATGCAGGTTAACTCAGCATTTTATAATGTTATTTCACCAATGTTATTTTTAGTTTTTTGGTATGAAGAGTTAGCAGAATTAAGAACTAATGTTTCAAGGTTAGCGGAACTTAAGAAAACTATAAATAACTCTAAAGATGATAGTAATTCAAGGCACATAGATCATTTACAGCATAGCCTCTTGATTTTAGATAATCTATCAATAACTAAGGATAATGAAATTCTGCTCAAAGGGATTAGTATTTCTTTAGATATGCAAGATAGTATCTTTATACATGGAAAAACAGGTATAGGAAAAACTAGTTTACTAAGAGTTATAAATGGCCATAGTGATAATTTTAAAGGAAAAATTATCTTTAATAAAACACCTAGAATACTTTTTTTATCTCAAAAACCGTATTTTCCAGAAGATGATTTTAAGAGGTCTATATTTTATCCTTCCTTTTCAAGTATTCCATCAGATAGTGAGTTTAAGCAAATATTAGATTATCTTGGGGTTTCGTATCTGGAGAAGTTTATAGGGACTATACATGATTGGCGCAATGTTTTATCTTCTGGAGAACAACAGAAATTACGTTTCTGTAAAATATTTACTAAAGATTATGATTTAGTACTTATAGATGAAGCTACATCAAATATAGATTCTGAGTCTGAAAAGAGGATATATAATTTATTAAAAGATAAAAAGATAGCTTATATTTCAGTTAGCCATAATAGTAGGATTAAAGAGTATCATAATAAAGTTATTGAGCTAACTAATGATTAA
- a CDS encoding APC family permease: MKIRNLIFGSPIPTTKQHEQKIGLLSGFAILSSNALSSVSYATGEVFIVLAMAGATAVSKYAIGVGLMVILLILLMGFSYAQVIKAHPEGGGSYSIVKSHFNEKLLLLTSASLIIDYILTVAVSVSTASVAISSAFPALNNYIVELALVLLVLLMVINLRGVKSTAKIFAWPTYMFIASILIMIVVGVYQYSDGSLAKFEYTQNYFNQMHTSIGVLTITLVLRAFSSGSAALTGIESYANGVSAYKSPVMSKAIFGIILMTLLSIVMFAGVTFIATKTKIYPGFSESVLSQVAHQVLGNGILYYFLQASTCLILLMAANTCFTGFPTLASIMSKDQYLPEQLQRVGDRFAFRNGIMMLTVLSAVLVVIFEAQVSKLIPLYAFGVFIAFTLCQAGLVKFWYRNKRQYKSWGFRAFINAFGCVATFVVLITIVESKFFEGVWIVIIAILIIMFGLYSIKKHYIKRENSLALSVDEAIVNACVHENAEPKIVLLVSRIHRGTIEALRLARNISDDITPVFVSANEKKIAKIKAQWKNLAFKEKLLIMRPVYNSFITPVLQILHKNDLRNPERGYSVVVIPEVVNTKWWHFLLHNQNSRMVKLAIAAMDKKDKKTATRVVISVPYKAE; encoded by the coding sequence ATGAAAATAAGAAATCTGATATTTGGTTCACCAATTCCTACAACTAAGCAGCATGAGCAGAAAATAGGGCTACTTTCAGGCTTTGCAATTTTATCCTCAAATGCATTGTCATCAGTATCTTATGCAACCGGAGAGGTATTTATAGTTTTAGCAATGGCTGGAGCAACTGCGGTTTCAAAGTATGCTATCGGTGTTGGGTTAATGGTAATATTATTAATATTGCTAATGGGATTTTCTTATGCACAAGTAATAAAAGCTCATCCAGAAGGTGGTGGATCATACTCGATAGTAAAATCTCATTTTAATGAAAAACTACTTTTACTGACATCTGCATCGTTAATAATTGACTATATACTTACTGTAGCAGTATCTGTATCTACAGCATCTGTTGCTATAAGTTCGGCCTTTCCTGCATTAAATAACTATATTGTTGAGCTAGCTTTAGTCTTACTTGTACTTTTGATGGTTATCAATCTGCGAGGAGTGAAATCAACAGCAAAAATCTTTGCATGGCCAACCTATATGTTTATCGCTTCAATACTTATAATGATAGTCGTTGGAGTTTATCAGTATAGTGATGGCTCTTTAGCAAAATTTGAGTATACACAGAACTATTTTAATCAAATGCATACCTCAATAGGTGTATTAACAATTACTCTAGTTTTAAGAGCCTTTTCATCTGGTAGTGCCGCTCTTACTGGTATTGAGTCTTATGCTAATGGTGTTTCAGCATATAAATCACCTGTGATGTCAAAAGCTATATTTGGTATTATTTTGATGACATTGCTATCTATAGTCATGTTTGCGGGTGTTACATTTATTGCTACTAAAACAAAAATTTATCCTGGTTTTTCAGAAAGTGTCTTATCTCAAGTTGCTCATCAAGTTTTAGGAAATGGTATTTTATATTATTTTCTACAAGCATCTACTTGTTTGATTTTGCTTATGGCTGCAAATACTTGTTTTACAGGATTTCCTACTCTAGCATCAATTATGAGTAAAGACCAATATCTTCCTGAGCAGCTTCAGCGTGTTGGGGATAGGTTCGCTTTTAGAAATGGTATTATGATGTTGACAGTATTATCAGCAGTTTTAGTAGTTATTTTTGAAGCACAAGTTAGTAAGCTGATCCCTTTATATGCATTTGGTGTATTTATAGCATTTACTCTTTGTCAGGCTGGTTTAGTTAAATTTTGGTATAGAAATAAGCGCCAGTACAAAAGTTGGGGTTTTAGAGCCTTTATAAATGCTTTTGGTTGTGTAGCAACATTTGTTGTATTAATAACAATTGTTGAGAGTAAGTTTTTTGAAGGGGTATGGATAGTAATAATTGCAATTTTAATTATTATGTTTGGTTTATACTCGATTAAAAAACATTATATAAAAAGAGAAAATAGCTTAGCCTTGAGTGTTGATGAAGCTATTGTAAATGCTTGTGTACATGAAAATGCAGAGCCTAAGATTGTACTTTTAGTCTCGCGTATCCACCGAGGTACAATAGAAGCATTAAGATTAGCGAGAAATATATCTGATGATATAACGCCAGTATTTGTTTCAGCTAATGAGAAAAAAATAGCTAAGATAAAAGCTCAGTGGAAAAATCTAGCATTTAAAGAAAAGCTTTTGATAATGCGTCCTGTGTATAACTCTTTTATTACTCCTGTATTACAAATTTTACATAAGAATGACTTAAGAAATCCTGAGCGAGGTTATTCTGTGGTTGTGATTCCTGAAGTTGTTAATACTAAATGGTGGCATTTCTTACTTCATAATCAAAATTCTCGTATGGTTAAGTTAGCGATTGCTGCAATGGATAAAAAAGATAAAAAAACTGCAACTAGAGTAGTAATATCAGTACCGTATAAAGCAGAGTAA
- the cgtA gene encoding Obg family GTPase CgtA, whose product MRFVDEVVVKLQAGKGGNGCVSFRREKYVPRGGPDGGDGGHGGSIYLKADENVNTLIDYRYKRDYQAENGRPGEGRNCYGKAGEDLYLTVPVGTSVFDAETNKKIGEVLKHSQTLKIVEGGKRGIGNTHFKSSTNQAPRKFTLGEEGEYREVRLELNLLADIALLGLPNAGKSTLIRSVSQATPKVADYPFTTMYPHLGVVKVGVDSFVMADIPGVIEGAAEGAGLGLRFLKHLTRARCVLHVVDICPFDDSDPVENYFAVEKELEKYSQELFEKPRFLVINKIDLLADQVDEKCQEFVNSIGYKNKYYVISAAMNKGTQELAKKLNEFLQKQE is encoded by the coding sequence ATGAGATTTGTAGATGAAGTAGTTGTTAAGCTTCAAGCAGGTAAAGGTGGTAATGGTTGCGTTAGCTTCCGTAGAGAAAAATATGTCCCAAGAGGTGGTCCAGATGGCGGCGATGGTGGCCATGGTGGTAGCATATACCTCAAAGCAGATGAAAATGTGAATACGCTAATTGATTATCGCTACAAGAGAGATTATCAAGCAGAAAATGGTCGTCCTGGAGAAGGACGTAACTGCTATGGTAAAGCTGGTGAGGATTTATACCTTACTGTACCTGTTGGGACAAGTGTTTTTGATGCTGAGACAAATAAGAAAATAGGTGAAGTTCTCAAGCATAGTCAAACCCTTAAGATTGTCGAAGGTGGTAAAAGAGGAATAGGTAATACTCACTTTAAAAGTAGTACAAACCAAGCACCTAGAAAATTCACACTAGGAGAAGAGGGTGAGTATAGAGAAGTTCGCTTAGAGCTAAATTTATTAGCTGATATAGCTTTATTAGGATTACCAAATGCTGGTAAATCAACCTTGATTCGTTCTGTATCTCAAGCAACACCAAAAGTAGCAGATTATCCATTTACAACTATGTACCCACATCTTGGTGTAGTTAAAGTTGGTGTAGACAGTTTTGTTATGGCTGATATCCCAGGAGTTATTGAGGGAGCTGCTGAAGGAGCAGGTTTAGGTTTAAGATTTCTGAAGCATTTAACTCGAGCTAGATGTGTATTACATGTGGTTGATATCTGTCCATTTGATGATTCAGATCCTGTTGAGAATTATTTTGCGGTTGAAAAAGAACTTGAAAAATATAGTCAAGAGCTTTTTGAGAAACCAAGATTTTTGGTTATAAATAAAATAGATCTACTAGCTGACCAGGTAGATGAAAAGTGTCAGGAATTTGTTAATAGTATTGGCTATAAAAATAAGTATTATGTAATCTCAGCAGCCATGAATAAGGGAACACAAGAGTTAGCTAAAAAACTAAATGAATTCTTACAAAAGCAAGAGTAA